GTTGCCGATCTCTTCAAGCATTGGAACAACCGGTTCCATGTGGCTTTCGACTACTTCTTTGATAGTGGTTGTGTTGATCTTAGAACTTATACGATGAATCCGAGTCGTCTCTGATCTGCTGTTCTTAGGAAAAGTCTTGAGACGAGAGAGATCTAAGCTATCTTTCCTCAAACTAGTAGAGAGTGAAGTCACCTTCAAGTCTCCCTCTGCCATAGCGAATCTCCTGCTTGGAGATGGCGAAGATCTTTCAAATCTCCTGCTTGGAGATGGTGACTTGAAGAACTTTCCCTTGGTTAAAGAAGAACTTGATGAAGACATGATAACACTTTCTTGATCTTTACGAAAGCTCTTTTGTCGCGTCAACGCACGGTGGTTAGGAGATGGCTCTCGGGTTCTCTTAGAACCATACGTTCCTCTTTCCGGGGTTGCATTAGCTCTGTTTGGCGTTGTTGAATACCGGTTTGGCTTAACCGGGGAATTAGACCGGTTAGGATGCCCGTTTTTCAGAGAAAGAGAAGATTCTCGTAAGGAACTGATCCGAGCAACATGTGAATTCTCTTGGTAACAAGCACGCAAGAAGTCGTTAGAGAAAGATCTCTCCTTTGACACCGAGATTGAAGAGGCCGTAGAAAGCGACGAGCTTGATGAGGTCAGAGAAGAGTTGCTTGTGGTGGAAGGCTGGACGTTTGGAGAGAAAGATGCCAGCTTTACATGAGGAGACGGAGGAGGAAGTTTGTCCGAGATGTGGATAAACTTATCCGGGACAGGAATGGGGTTAAACCGGTTCTTGTCGGGAACAAGAAGTGGAGATACTCGACTTGGACAACGAGACATGAACAGCTTCTCTGGCGCATAACAGTACTTCTCTTGAGGTTCTTCTACTTGCTTGAAATCTTCTGTCTTTGGAGAGAATTTGCTGATGCAACAACCCATTTCTTGGTGTGAGtttgaattttcaaaatatctgcagagaaagaagaaaaataaaatgtatttgtTTAAACGAGAGATGGAGATGTATATTGTGTATATATGTAATGTGTCTTTTGTAGACTTTTTTTGTGAAGCATGTCGTAAAAAGGGATTTAAGGAAGGAAAAAAGTGGAAGAGAGAAAAAGTGAggtaagttttgaattttagttGGCGGGTCTTTCGAGTATGAAGCCGTTAGTGTTAACAGTTATGGAGGCCCAGGCCCATTTATCGAGTTCCTAAAGCGTTTAAACGGGTTTGTCAAATATATCAAAACATCTATCTACATCACTGCATTAGACATCATTGAAAGCCTAAACATCATTTATAATCACGGAAATTATGTGAATAAGGGATCTCTGTATGTTCAAACCTTAAATCCGTCGTCATCAATGATAAATCCATTTCATAACTCACATCGAAGATAACCATTCAGCATATGAACTGAAAACTCCGATGTTATCCCGTATATATATCACACAAAGTCGGGTTGACCCACAAGGGCCACATCTTACCGTTATATTTAAATCGTGTGATTTACATCTTCATGTCTTATTTTCACATCATTAATGGAGTTTGGGTGCCTTAAGATACACGTAAATATGCATTAACACATATGAACTGGAAACATTGATTTTATCCCCTAAAATGATTTGTTTTACAAACATTTTTCAATCCCATTAACAGAACGAAAAAAATTACtccttgatattttttttatttaagcaACGGATTTGTTTGCTTTCTTCTTTAATCatagttattatattttatttttaatgtatgttaaatttattggtataaagaaaaaaacatctttaCAATGAATGCGTCCTTtgtctgagtttttttttttttttttttatcatcgatttttacagactcatactgactctgtaaaccaaaccgggtgatccgtgtccatgtgaacgacgaaagacggctgcttcctaacactgcgtgctagtCTATCCGCCTTTATATTTTGCGTccgtggtacatagataatctctgatcgggtgaaactctctttcaggatCTTGACATCGTCCAAATAAGttgcaaaagctggtcattcttctggttccgaaaccatcttcaccaattgagaacaatccgttgcaaacgtaacctgaaattgtcgtAAATTTTTCATGCATACAATTGCCCAGAGTAGCgtttccatctccgcatgaagggGAGAGAGACTAGCCCGAACATTCCTTGCCCCCAACAATCCATCAAATCCTTCTAAAGTGCTGtaccaaccttgtcctgaaaaagTATCACCCTTTTTCCATGAGCCATCCacaaaacaccatcttcctgggatTGACGGCAAGGTCGTATCTACCAGTTGTGGTATTGTCCTCTGCTCTTTCAAAATTTATGCCTCAACCCACagtgttgattctgtttctgcCAACTTAAGCGTATCCAAAggatcaatatccaaattactgaaaactttattattcctagctttccagatatatcataatatccatgcaaactgatgctCTTCCATCTGCGGAATAACTCTCCAGAACAAATGATCCAAATTTGTGAAGAGAGCACTTGTCGGAAAGATagttggatttgatggtatcttcgatagagcccaaacctgaatagctggagggcattcaaaaaacacatgatttatggATTCCTCGTGGGCTCCACATCTTCCACAACAAATATCCCCTTGTATTCCCCTTGCCTGTAAATTCTTCTTCACTGCTATACATCCTGTCACtaattgccatagaaaatgttttaactttggtgGGCAACGTATTTTCCAGCAGTGAGCCTTCATGACATCTACTGTGAGACCAATTAATATTGGTGGCCTTTCTCTATCTGGATAAATCCGTTCTACCTGATATCTTGATTTGACCGAATATTTTCCGTTCTTTGTGAAGTGCCATCCATCTCTATCTATCCTCTGAGTCCTGCTCAGTGGTATGCTTTCTATAAGTTTTGCATCCATTGGATCCACCAAAGCCCGAATTACTTGTGAATTCCAAGTGTGTGAGGTAGAGTCTATGAGAGACTCTACTTTAAGATCCGGATATAAAgtatgttgatttttatttgctggtctcgggcgagtggttgggagccatgggTCATTCCATACAGAAATAGAAGAACCTGATCCCACccgtttaattagtcctttgcttaccagagatctagcagaaacaatactccgccagccatatgacggagagtatgaacgaatcggttccaaAGGTGAAGCATTTCTGAAATACCGCCCTTTGAAAACACGAGAAAATAAAGTGTTTGGCTTCTCTACCAGACGCCAAAACAGCTTACCAAGCATCGCTATATtgaaatcagtgatgtctttaAATCCCAAACCGCCCTCATCCTTGTCTACACATAccttgtcccatgatttccaatgcatacccCGTGTGCTtccccctggactccaccagaattgtgagACCGCGCTCGTCAATTTTTTCACAGTTGCCTTAGGTAATCGATAGCAAGACATTGTATGATTTGGTAAAGCTGTGATCACTGATTtaatgatcacttcctttccgCTTTTTGTGAAAAAGTTGAAAGTCCACCCATTAACTCTATTTTTTAATCGATCTTGGACAAAGCTAAAAACTTGGATCTTTGAACCCCCAAGTTTTCTGGTAAACCAAGATAGGATCCCATTCCTCCAAGATTCTGAATACCCAAAATATCCCTTAATTCCTGTCTGACGGGTTCGTCgatcttatgtccaaattgaattgaggacttatcaaaatttattagcTGCCCTGAAACTACttcatattcctttaaaatcttgagaatagtttgacactcttccttttgagctttgcagaaaaataaactatcatccgcaaaaagcaaATGAGATATTGGTGGGCAAGCTCTAGCCACTTTCATTCCTGTTAGTTGTTTCCCTCTCTCtgccttttttatatttgtaatcaACGCCTCAGTGcagagaataaataaatatggcgataaaggatctccttgacgtaagcCTCTATTTGGAACAATGAGGCCACGTGGTTGACCATTTATAAGAACCCGATACTGAACCGAGGAAATACATTCCATCATCAATTTGATCCAATGAAGATCAAATCCCATTTTCTGCAGTAAGGCCCTAATAAAGTCCCATTCCACCCTATCGTAcgctttgctcatatccgttttaattgACATATACTTTCCTTGATATGCTTTATTGGTCCGTAGTCCGTGAAACATTTCCTGAGCGATGAGAATATTATCCGAGATTAACCGTCCTGCCACGAATGCCGATTGAGTTTCGGATATAAGTAAGGGAAGATAAATTTTCAACCGCTGGCACAAAACTTTAGAGATAATTTTATATCCGACATTACATAGACTGATTGGTCGCAGCTCCGTCATCCTTGTGGGTCTCTCCGTCTTTGGgatcatacaaatattagtaatatttaatctTGCATCCATTTCTCCCGAAACCAAAAAATTGTTGACCATTTCAACCAAATCattcttaataatatgccaGGAGTGTTGGAAAAAAAGGGCGGTCATGCCGTCCGGTCCTGGTGCCTTTTCgggatgcatcataaacaaagcCTCTCGAACCTCCTCCTCTGTCGCTAGCCTCAATAATCGTTGATTCATCTGAGGAGTAATTCCAGGTGTAACCTCTACcagaaaactatcaaattccGATGGGGACGTTGTACTAAAAAGATTTTCGAAATAATCTATTGCCACCTTTTCCACACCATTATCCTCGGTAATCCAATTTCCATCAACATCATGTAAACCCACAATCCTATTACGAACCCGTCTTTGCTTAGTTAAAGCGTGATAAAATTTTGTGTTAAGATCCCCAGATGAGTACCACATATTCCTACTTTTTTGATGTCAGTAGtcttcttcatccttatatgcCTCTTGTAATTTCCTAGACACCTCCAAAATATCCTCTTGTGACCTGGTATTATCTGTTTGTACTTCTTCCAGTGCTTGTTGtaactcatttattttttctttcccatAAGGTGGATTATTTTTCCGCCATTTAGCAATTTCATGGCGACAATTGCTAATTTTTTCCACAATACCCCCTGTTCTCCCTTCCACTCCTCCTTCGTTGGAGTCTGCCCAACCCATTGTAATCGAATCCAGTAGGCCCTCTTGTCCAATCCATCTCTTATCGAACCGAAATTGTCTTTTCCTCCTGGGAACTTTGTCGTCCAGATAAGCCACTACCGGTCGATGATCAGAGGCCACCATCCCCAGATACTCTGTAAAAGAGCAAGGAAATAACGTATGCCACTCTTCATTTGCTAAAGCGCGATCTAAACGACAGCGGACCATCACTGCTCCtttcccttttcctcttctcccTTGCCATGACAATTTATTTCCCCGAGCCGGAAATTCCAATAAACTACTATTTcgtatcatattattaaaaggaaTAAATGAATTCGCACTCCTTATAGATCCTCcttctttttcatgatttccacGAATCTCATTTAGATCACCAATAATGAACCAAGGTTCGGATCTCGTTAGACCATATCTAGTTAAGTGCTCCCATACTTGTTCCCTCATTTCTTGAACTGGGTCCCCATATACAAAAGTAAGATACACCTTCTTGCCTAGAGCCTCTGCTTCCACATCAATCATTCGGTTACTAGAATATAATACTTTCACTTGATACTCATTATTGTAAAAAAGCGCCAATCCCCCACTTCTTCCCACTGGATCCACTGTGACCAAATTATCATAACCAAAGTGCGCCTGAAACTTTTGGACAAACTCTGACTCCTGCTTTGTTTCTGATAAAAATAGAAAGTCCGGTTTATGTTTATGTCTTATCTCGCTTAAATAACTTATAGTCCACTTACTGCCCATTCCTCGGCAATTCCAACTTAATATCctcatataaaaaatttgttcTTCATTTGCTCCGAAGAGCCAAATCGGCGGGTGTAATGGTACCCTCTTATCACACTCCACCTAATATCCTTCTTTTGTGTCCTGAAACATTGCACTGTATTCcaagaaaactttaaaaaatcatttttccaAACTTTACCATTGTCGTTCTTTACAGAGAACACATAACGTACAATAAACCGacacaaaggaaaaaaattagCCCTTGCTACTATCAACAAAATTAGGAAAAGACGAATCTTTACAATAATCTGAACATTAAAACCACATGACCTCCAATCCAAACAACCACGTATCCCAAAACGTGATCTTTGAAATAAGTCAAACTCTATAGGACACCACAGCTCCATCAATATAATAACAAACAAACCAGTTACACCACTCAAATCATTTGCTATTTTTGCTATAATTGAAAACCGTGAACTCTCTGTCTCCCTCCATCCATATACCTCATCCCAAAAACCTCTGCTCCTTGAAGTTTGATGACTTTGAATCAAGGATCTCTGACTTGAATTCCTTGTTATTATGTTGATCACCCTACGACCTGTGAAGCTCCCCGCTACCCTGCTCAATACCATGAAGATCATAATCCCAATAATCAGTGTTTGTACTACATCAGCCTCTTTCCCAAGTAACCAGCAATATTCTAGTTGCAGCAGAAGAGAAAGCCTGTTGTTAAAGAAGCTGAATGTGTTTAAAGAGACAGCATTCAGACTTCGTTCTCCCCTAGCTTGATCTCGTTCCAGTGATTCAAAATCATAGGTTCCCCATTTGTATCCCTCACTGCCTCTCTCCTTACTCCAATAATCCTTAAAACAAAGTTTGCACCTTGATCCAAACTCACCAGCTACACCCCGTTTGGTACGATCAAACTCTCCAGCTACCTGTAAAACATCAGGACTCCAAATTATATTTATCACCAAACCAAAGATGTTCCATACCTCACCATCAAAGCAAGACCAGTGAACCCTGTACGCAACAGATTGGAAAGCCCCTCTTTTCAACCATACTAACTCTGTGTCATTAAAACTAGAAACTTTAGAGACAACAGTCACAACGAAATATAAACCTCGTACCAGCCAATACTCATCCCCATGATTCACTATCAGATATGA
This genomic interval from Brassica napus cultivar Da-Ae chromosome A6, Da-Ae, whole genome shotgun sequence contains the following:
- the BNAA06G15220D gene encoding uncharacterized serine-rich protein C215.13, giving the protein MGCCISKFSPKTEDFKQVEEPQEKYCYAPEKLFMSRCPSRVSPLLVPDKNRFNPIPVPDKFIHISDKLPPPSPHVKLASFSPNVQPSTTSNSSLTSSSSSLSTASSISVSKERSFSNDFLRACYQENSHVARISSLRESSLSLKNGHPNRSNSPVKPNRYSTTPNRANATPERGTYGSKRTREPSPNHRALTRQKSFRKDQESVIMSSSSSSLTKGKFFKSPSPSRRFERSSPSPSRRFAMAEGDLKVTSLSTSLRKDSLDLSRLKTFPKNSRSETTRIHRISSKINTTTIKEVVESHMEPVVPMLEEIGNPLIDLDCFIFL
- the LOC106351617 gene encoding uncharacterized protein LOC106351617; amino-acid sequence: MRILSWNCRGMGSKWTISYLSEIRHKHKPDFLFLSETKQESEFVQKFQAHFGYDNLVTVDPVGRSGGLALFYNNEYQVKVLYSSNRMIDVEAEALGKKVYLTFVYGDPVQEMREQVWEHLTRYGLTRSEPWFIIGDLNEIRGNHEKEGGSIRSANSFIPFNNMIRNSSLLEFPARGNKLSWQGRRGKGKGAVMVRCRLDRALANEEWHTLFPCSFTEYLGMVASDHRPVVAYLDDKVPRRKRQFRFDKRWIGQEGLLDSITMGWADSNEGGVEGRTGGIVEKISNCRHEIAKWRKNNPPYGKEKINELQQALEEVQTDNTRSQEDILEVSRKLQEAYKDEEDY